In Lagopus muta isolate bLagMut1 chromosome 6, bLagMut1 primary, whole genome shotgun sequence, one DNA window encodes the following:
- the PLEKHD1 gene encoding pleckstrin homology domain-containing family D member 1 isoform X3 — translation MPYAIKISHEDFHGNIVLAAESEFEQAQWLEMLQESGKVTWKNAQLGEAMIESLEAQGLQLAKEKQEYVDKLMEETEELCLQREQKEELERLNQVLEAEKQRFEEVVRELRLEQEQIRRELELTARSLNGVEQEKKELRSLTQSLQKNLEELSMEKQQMLEMLETNESPPSTSPSEEQSPSWGLHCSLQQIEEKMQQLLEEKLLAEKRMKENEERSRALEAEREFYSSQSQALQNSLSELTAEKQQTERDLKAEVKVRMELEKRLREAEEALQSLEQGLNSLDRNKEREEKMKADVSNLRKFFEECIRNAELEAKMPVIMKNSVYIHKAATRRIKSCRLHRRRASASWNDLKQSQSFIISHAEAENIEELKEAAKRLSRHQHFRETLYQIMRSHKDSSSGDEK, via the exons ATGCCTTACGCCATAAAGATCTCTCATGAAGACTTCCAT GGTAACATCGTTCTAGCAGCTGAATCAGAGTTTGAGCAGGCTCAGTggctggagatgctgcaggaaTCTGGAAAAGT GACCTGGAAGAATGCCCAGCTGGGAGAAGCCATGATCGAGAGCCTGGAAGCCCAAGGACTGCAGCTGGCCAAGGAGAAACAGGAGTATGTAG ATAAACTgatggaagaaacagaagagttgTGTCTGCAGAGGGAGCAGAAAGAG GAATTGGAACGTCTGAACCAGGTGCTGGAGGCAGAGAAGCAGCGGTTTGAAGAGGTGGTACGGGAACTGCggctggagcaggagcagatCAGGCG gGAGCTAGAGCTCACAGCCCGCTCCCTTAATGGAGTggagcaagaaaagaaagagttgCGAAGCCTGACTCAGTCCTTACAGAAAAACCTGGAG GAGCTTTCCatggaaaagcagcaaatgttGGAGATGttggaaacaaatgaaagccCACCTTCAACCAGTCCTAGTGAGGAGCAAAGCCCCAGCTGGGGGttgcactgcagcctgcagcagatTGAAGAGAAGATGCAGCAACTCCTGGAAGAGAAACTTCTGGCAGAGAAGAG GATGAAGGAGAATGAGGAGCGGTCCCGAGCCCTGGAGGCGGAGCGAGAGTTTTACTCTTCCCAGTCGCAAGCGCTGCAGAACTCACTCTCAGAGCTgactgcagagaagcagcagacagAGAGAGACCTCAAG GCTGAGGTGAAAGTGCGCATGGAACTGGAAAAGAGACTGAGGGAAGCTGAGGAAGCATTGCAGAGCTTGGAGCAAGGCTTAAATTCTTTGGATCGTAacaaggagagggaggagaagaTGAAAGCAGATGTCAGTAATCTGAGAA AGTTCTTCGAAGAGTGCATCCGCAATGCCGAGCTGGAGGCCAAGATGCCTGTGATCATGAAGAACTCTGTGTACATCCACAAAGCTGCCACTCGTCGCATAAAGAGCTGCCGCCTTCACCGCCGGAGAGCCAGCGCTTCATGGAATGACT TGAAGCAGTCCCAGTCCTTCATCATCTCACATGCAGAAGCTGAAAACATCGAGGAGCTGAAAGAGGCAGCTAAAAGACTGAGCCGTCACCAGCACTTCCGTGAGACACTCTATCAAATCATGAGATCACACAAAGATTCATCATCAGGGGATGAAAAGTGA
- the PLEKHD1 gene encoding pleckstrin homology domain-containing family D member 1 isoform X2 codes for MFASKSSSVSPSPSMEQADSDALDISTKVQLYGVLWKRPFGRQSAKWSRRFFIIKESFLLYYAESEKKSFESNKYFNIHPKGVVPLGGCIVEPKEEPNMPYAIKISHEDFHGNIVLAAESEFEQAQWLEMLQESGKVTWKNAQLGEAMIESLEAQGLQLAKEKQEYVDKLMEETEELCLQREQKEELERLNQVLEAEKQRFEEVVRELRLEQEQIRRELELTARSLNGVEQEKKELRSLTQSLQKNLEELSMEKQQMLEMLETNESPPSTSPSEEQSPSWGLHCSLQQIEEKMQQLLEEKLLAEKRMKENEERSRALEAEREFYSSQSQALQNSLSELTAEKQQTERDLKAEVKVRMELEKRLREAEEALQSLEQGLNSLDRNKEREEKMKADVSNLRKFFEECIRNAELEAKMPVIMKNSVYIHKAATRRIKSCRLHRRRASASWNDCSEAVPVLHHLTCRS; via the exons ATGTTTGCTTCCAAATCCAGCTCCGTGTCCCCTTCTCCATCCATGGAGCAGGCAGATTCGGATGCTCTAGACATCAGCACCAAAGTGCAGCTGTACGGAGTGCTGTGGAAGAGACCTTTTGGGAGGCAGTCGGCCAAGTGGTCCAGGAG GTTCTTCATCATTAAGGAGAGTTTCCTGCTTTACTATGCTGAGAGTGAGAAGAAGAGCTTTGAGAGCAATAAATACTTTAATATCCACCCCAAG GGTGTCGTACCCCTGGGGGGCTGCATTGTGGAACCCAAAGAAGAGCCCAATATGCCTTACGCCATAAAGATCTCTCATGAAGACTTCCAT GGTAACATCGTTCTAGCAGCTGAATCAGAGTTTGAGCAGGCTCAGTggctggagatgctgcaggaaTCTGGAAAAGT GACCTGGAAGAATGCCCAGCTGGGAGAAGCCATGATCGAGAGCCTGGAAGCCCAAGGACTGCAGCTGGCCAAGGAGAAACAGGAGTATGTAG ATAAACTgatggaagaaacagaagagttgTGTCTGCAGAGGGAGCAGAAAGAG GAATTGGAACGTCTGAACCAGGTGCTGGAGGCAGAGAAGCAGCGGTTTGAAGAGGTGGTACGGGAACTGCggctggagcaggagcagatCAGGCG gGAGCTAGAGCTCACAGCCCGCTCCCTTAATGGAGTggagcaagaaaagaaagagttgCGAAGCCTGACTCAGTCCTTACAGAAAAACCTGGAG GAGCTTTCCatggaaaagcagcaaatgttGGAGATGttggaaacaaatgaaagccCACCTTCAACCAGTCCTAGTGAGGAGCAAAGCCCCAGCTGGGGGttgcactgcagcctgcagcagatTGAAGAGAAGATGCAGCAACTCCTGGAAGAGAAACTTCTGGCAGAGAAGAG GATGAAGGAGAATGAGGAGCGGTCCCGAGCCCTGGAGGCGGAGCGAGAGTTTTACTCTTCCCAGTCGCAAGCGCTGCAGAACTCACTCTCAGAGCTgactgcagagaagcagcagacagAGAGAGACCTCAAG GCTGAGGTGAAAGTGCGCATGGAACTGGAAAAGAGACTGAGGGAAGCTGAGGAAGCATTGCAGAGCTTGGAGCAAGGCTTAAATTCTTTGGATCGTAacaaggagagggaggagaagaTGAAAGCAGATGTCAGTAATCTGAGAA AGTTCTTCGAAGAGTGCATCCGCAATGCCGAGCTGGAGGCCAAGATGCCTGTGATCATGAAGAACTCTGTGTACATCCACAAAGCTGCCACTCGTCGCATAAAGAGCTGCCGCCTTCACCGCCGGAGAGCCAGCGCTTCATGGAATGACTGTAG TGAAGCAGTCCCAGTCCTTCATCATCTCACATGCAGAAGCTGA
- the SLC39A9 gene encoding zinc transporter ZIP9 — MDDFRSICLLSLAMLVACYVAGIIPLAVNFSEERLKLVTVLGAGLLCGTALAVIVPEGVHALYEDILEGKHHPANEMQHVMESEKVAEIAVVHEYGHDHSRLHAYIGVSLVLGFVFMLLVDQIGSSHVHSTDDPEAARSGNSKITTTLGLVVHAAADGVALGAAASTSQTSVQLIVFVAIMLHKAPAAFGLVSFLMHAGLERNRIRKHLLVFALAAPVMSMVTYLGLSKSSKEALSEVNATGVAMLFSAGTFLYVATVHVLPEVGGIAHSHRPESTGGKGLSRLEVAALVLGCLIPLVLSIGHHH; from the exons ATGGATGACTTCCGTTCCATCTGCCTGCTGTCCCTGGCCATGCTGGTCGCCTGCTATGTGGCGGGGATTATTCCCCTGGCCGTGAACTTCTCGGAG GAGAGATTAAAGTTGGTGACTGTTctgggtgctgggctgctgtgcgGAACTGCCTTGGCTGTCATTGTGCCTGAAGGAGTACATGCACTTTACGAAGACATTTTGGAGG ggaagcatCACCCAGCAAATGAGATGCAGCATGTGATGGAGTCTGAGAAGGTCGCTGAAATCGCTGTTGTACATGAGTATGGCCATGACCATTCCAGGTTGCACGCATACATTGGTGTTTCACTTGTCCTTGGCTTTGTCTTCATGCTTCTGGTTGACCAGATAGGCAGCTCTCACGTGCACTCTACAGATG ATCCAGAAGCTGCTAGATCAGGCAATTCCAAAATCACCACAACGCTGGGATTAGTGGTCCATGCTGCAG CTGATGGTGTTGCGTTGGGTGCAGCAGCTTCTACTTCTCAGACTAGTGTCCAGTTGATAGTGTTTGTCGCAATTATGCTGCACAAG GCACCAGCTGCCTTTGGCCTGGTTTCCTTCCTGATGCATGCTGGGCTGGAACGGAATCGAATTAGAAAACACTTGCTGGTCTTTGCACTGGCAGCACCTGTTATGTCCATGGTGACATACTTAGGGCTAAGCAAG agcagcaaagaagCCCTTTCAGAAGTTAATGCCACCGGAGTTGCTATGCTTTTTTCTGCTGGGACCTTTCTTTACGTTGCTACAGTTCACGTCCTCCCAGAAGTAGGAGGAATCGCGCATAGCCACAGACCTGAATCAACTGGAGGAAAAGGACTCAGCCGTCTGGAGGTGGCAGCCCTGGTCTTAGGATGCCTTATTCCTCTAGTTTTGTCCATTGGACACCATCACTAA
- the PLEKHD1 gene encoding pleckstrin homology domain-containing family D member 1 isoform X1, with product MFASKSSSVSPSPSMEQADSDALDISTKVQLYGVLWKRPFGRQSAKWSRRFFIIKESFLLYYAESEKKSFESNKYFNIHPKGVVPLGGCIVEPKEEPNMPYAIKISHEDFHGNIVLAAESEFEQAQWLEMLQESGKVTWKNAQLGEAMIESLEAQGLQLAKEKQEYVDKLMEETEELCLQREQKEELERLNQVLEAEKQRFEEVVRELRLEQEQIRRELELTARSLNGVEQEKKELRSLTQSLQKNLEELSMEKQQMLEMLETNESPPSTSPSEEQSPSWGLHCSLQQIEEKMQQLLEEKLLAEKRMKENEERSRALEAEREFYSSQSQALQNSLSELTAEKQQTERDLKAEVKVRMELEKRLREAEEALQSLEQGLNSLDRNKEREEKMKADVSNLRKFFEECIRNAELEAKMPVIMKNSVYIHKAATRRIKSCRLHRRRASASWNDLKQSQSFIISHAEAENIEELKEAAKRLSRHQHFRETLYQIMRSHKDSSSGDEK from the exons ATGTTTGCTTCCAAATCCAGCTCCGTGTCCCCTTCTCCATCCATGGAGCAGGCAGATTCGGATGCTCTAGACATCAGCACCAAAGTGCAGCTGTACGGAGTGCTGTGGAAGAGACCTTTTGGGAGGCAGTCGGCCAAGTGGTCCAGGAG GTTCTTCATCATTAAGGAGAGTTTCCTGCTTTACTATGCTGAGAGTGAGAAGAAGAGCTTTGAGAGCAATAAATACTTTAATATCCACCCCAAG GGTGTCGTACCCCTGGGGGGCTGCATTGTGGAACCCAAAGAAGAGCCCAATATGCCTTACGCCATAAAGATCTCTCATGAAGACTTCCAT GGTAACATCGTTCTAGCAGCTGAATCAGAGTTTGAGCAGGCTCAGTggctggagatgctgcaggaaTCTGGAAAAGT GACCTGGAAGAATGCCCAGCTGGGAGAAGCCATGATCGAGAGCCTGGAAGCCCAAGGACTGCAGCTGGCCAAGGAGAAACAGGAGTATGTAG ATAAACTgatggaagaaacagaagagttgTGTCTGCAGAGGGAGCAGAAAGAG GAATTGGAACGTCTGAACCAGGTGCTGGAGGCAGAGAAGCAGCGGTTTGAAGAGGTGGTACGGGAACTGCggctggagcaggagcagatCAGGCG gGAGCTAGAGCTCACAGCCCGCTCCCTTAATGGAGTggagcaagaaaagaaagagttgCGAAGCCTGACTCAGTCCTTACAGAAAAACCTGGAG GAGCTTTCCatggaaaagcagcaaatgttGGAGATGttggaaacaaatgaaagccCACCTTCAACCAGTCCTAGTGAGGAGCAAAGCCCCAGCTGGGGGttgcactgcagcctgcagcagatTGAAGAGAAGATGCAGCAACTCCTGGAAGAGAAACTTCTGGCAGAGAAGAG GATGAAGGAGAATGAGGAGCGGTCCCGAGCCCTGGAGGCGGAGCGAGAGTTTTACTCTTCCCAGTCGCAAGCGCTGCAGAACTCACTCTCAGAGCTgactgcagagaagcagcagacagAGAGAGACCTCAAG GCTGAGGTGAAAGTGCGCATGGAACTGGAAAAGAGACTGAGGGAAGCTGAGGAAGCATTGCAGAGCTTGGAGCAAGGCTTAAATTCTTTGGATCGTAacaaggagagggaggagaagaTGAAAGCAGATGTCAGTAATCTGAGAA AGTTCTTCGAAGAGTGCATCCGCAATGCCGAGCTGGAGGCCAAGATGCCTGTGATCATGAAGAACTCTGTGTACATCCACAAAGCTGCCACTCGTCGCATAAAGAGCTGCCGCCTTCACCGCCGGAGAGCCAGCGCTTCATGGAATGACT TGAAGCAGTCCCAGTCCTTCATCATCTCACATGCAGAAGCTGAAAACATCGAGGAGCTGAAAGAGGCAGCTAAAAGACTGAGCCGTCACCAGCACTTCCGTGAGACACTCTATCAAATCATGAGATCACACAAAGATTCATCATCAGGGGATGAAAAGTGA